From a single Shewanella donghaensis genomic region:
- a CDS encoding TetR/AcrR family transcriptional regulator encodes MASRTDTKTRILDAAEKLFAERGFSETSLRLITSKAEVNLASVNYHFGSKKELIRAVLARYLDVFMPTAASEIDRLFKNPELANLNEIFSSLIKPLLELNQVRQGGTAIFLQLLGRGYIESQGHLRWFITTHYGEYLKVFVKAVSESAPHIPPAEMFWRLHFTLGTVVFTMASADALNEIAAADYGEHNDTEAIIRKVIPFMAAGVSVPILTNK; translated from the coding sequence ATGGCAAGCAGAACAGATACAAAAACAAGAATACTTGATGCTGCTGAAAAACTATTCGCTGAGAGGGGTTTTTCAGAAACATCACTACGTCTTATTACCAGCAAAGCTGAAGTAAACCTGGCGTCAGTTAACTATCACTTTGGCTCAAAAAAAGAACTGATTAGAGCAGTACTTGCTAGGTATTTAGATGTATTTATGCCTACAGCAGCCTCTGAAATAGACAGACTGTTTAAAAATCCAGAGCTTGCTAACTTGAATGAAATTTTTTCGTCGCTAATAAAACCCTTACTTGAGTTAAATCAAGTCAGACAGGGCGGCACCGCAATCTTTCTTCAACTGTTAGGGCGTGGTTATATTGAAAGCCAAGGTCACTTGAGATGGTTTATCACTACCCATTACGGTGAATATTTGAAAGTGTTTGTCAAAGCAGTTTCAGAAAGTGCACCACATATTCCTCCTGCAGAGATGTTTTGGCGTCTACACTTTACCTTAGGCACAGTTGTTTTCACTATGGCTTCAGCTGATGCGCTAAATGAAATTGCTGCAGCTGACTATGGTGAGCATAATGATACTGAAGCAATCATCAGAAAGGTCATTCCTTTCATGGCAGCGGGTGTATCAGTACCGATTTTAACTAATAAGTAA
- a CDS encoding acyl-CoA dehydrogenase: MTVVILVLIALAVLFGVRNLRMRFITRPVFSFFKKVLPPLSSTEKEAMEAGDVWWEGELFRGNPDWNMLHNYGKPQLSADEQDFINNQVQTALTMIDDHDIVHNLKDLPPELWTYFKKEGFFALIIPKKFGGREFSAYANSTIVSKIATRSISAAVTVMVPNSLGPGELLTHYGTQEQKERWLPALAKGDELPCFALTGPEAGSDAGAIPDVGVVCRREFNGEDTLGLSLTWDKRYITLAPVATVLGLAFQMRDPDGLLGETVNLGITCALIPTDHEGVEIGRRHNPLMMAFMNGTTSGKDVFIPLDWIIGGPQFAGKGWRMLVECLSAGRGISLPALATASGHMATKTTTAYSYVRQQFGMPIGKFEGVQEALARIVANTYQLEAARCLTTTGIDLKVKPSVVTAIAKYHMTELGRDVLEDAMDIQSGKGIQLGAKNYLGHAYMSTPISITVEGANILTRSLMIFGQGATRCHPYVLAEMETAAMEDQKAAINRFDALLMGHMGYAVRNGFMAFFNALTASKTNSAPVSGTTQQYYRDMSRISAGLAIMTDLSMLVMGGDLKRKEMMSARMGDVLSQLYLASATLKLFEDNGRQQDDLPAVHYVMTERLQLAAKAMEEAIRNFPSQLVGLLLKVIIFPLGNHFKAPTDLQATTLADSFLQPSPARDRLTFLCAEFEGDKGGIAEVEEAFLAKYACKSLYARLKKAQKAGELTPKLPMLDLFKQALDKEVINQAEFDQLIDANDKRLAAINVNDFESL; encoded by the coding sequence ATGACAGTCGTCATACTCGTTTTAATAGCTCTCGCAGTGCTATTTGGTGTGCGTAATTTAAGGATGCGTTTTATTACCCGTCCTGTTTTTTCTTTTTTTAAGAAAGTGTTACCACCATTATCAAGTACCGAAAAAGAAGCCATGGAAGCTGGTGATGTTTGGTGGGAAGGTGAGTTATTCCGTGGTAACCCCGATTGGAATATGTTGCATAATTATGGCAAACCACAATTATCAGCAGATGAGCAAGATTTCATTAATAATCAGGTGCAAACCGCACTGACCATGATTGATGATCATGACATTGTTCATAACCTTAAAGATTTACCGCCAGAATTGTGGACCTATTTTAAGAAAGAAGGTTTTTTTGCGTTAATCATTCCGAAAAAGTTTGGTGGCCGTGAATTCTCAGCTTACGCAAATTCAACCATTGTCAGTAAAATAGCGACTCGCAGTATCAGTGCTGCAGTGACCGTTATGGTACCTAACTCTTTAGGCCCTGGAGAGTTACTGACTCATTATGGTACTCAAGAACAAAAAGAACGTTGGTTGCCCGCTTTAGCTAAAGGTGATGAGTTACCTTGTTTTGCACTTACAGGACCTGAAGCGGGTTCTGATGCAGGTGCTATTCCTGATGTCGGTGTGGTTTGTCGTCGTGAGTTTAATGGCGAAGACACCTTAGGCTTAAGTTTAACTTGGGATAAACGCTATATCACTTTAGCGCCAGTGGCGACAGTCTTAGGTCTTGCTTTTCAAATGCGTGACCCTGATGGCTTGCTCGGTGAGACCGTTAATTTAGGCATTACTTGTGCGTTAATCCCTACTGATCATGAAGGTGTTGAAATTGGTCGTCGTCATAACCCGTTAATGATGGCATTTATGAACGGGACGACCAGCGGTAAAGATGTGTTCATTCCATTAGATTGGATTATTGGCGGACCTCAGTTTGCTGGTAAAGGTTGGAGAATGTTAGTCGAATGCTTGTCTGCAGGCCGCGGTATTTCTCTGCCAGCCCTAGCTACTGCATCTGGCCACATGGCAACGAAAACGACTACAGCTTATAGTTATGTAAGACAACAGTTTGGTATGCCTATTGGTAAGTTTGAAGGTGTGCAAGAAGCCTTAGCGCGTATTGTTGCTAATACCTACCAGCTAGAAGCCGCTAGATGTTTAACAACAACGGGTATTGATTTAAAAGTTAAACCCTCTGTTGTTACAGCGATTGCAAAATATCACATGACTGAATTAGGCCGCGATGTATTGGAAGATGCAATGGACATTCAATCAGGTAAAGGCATTCAACTTGGCGCTAAGAACTACTTGGGTCATGCCTATATGTCGACCCCAATTTCAATTACCGTTGAAGGTGCTAATATTTTAACCCGTTCGTTGATGATTTTTGGTCAAGGGGCTACTCGCTGTCATCCATATGTACTTGCTGAAATGGAAACAGCAGCAATGGAAGACCAAAAGGCGGCAATTAATCGTTTTGATGCGCTACTCATGGGACATATGGGTTATGCAGTACGTAACGGTTTTATGGCGTTCTTTAATGCTCTTACAGCAAGTAAGACCAACTCTGCTCCAGTTAGTGGCACTACGCAGCAATATTACCGCGACATGAGCCGTATCTCTGCAGGTTTAGCTATCATGACTGATTTATCTATGTTGGTGATGGGCGGCGATTTAAAACGTAAAGAGATGATGTCTGCTCGCATGGGTGATGTGCTTAGCCAATTGTACTTAGCATCGGCAACCTTAAAACTTTTTGAAGACAACGGTCGTCAACAAGATGATTTACCGGCAGTGCATTATGTCATGACCGAAAGGTTACAGCTTGCAGCTAAAGCGATGGAGGAGGCGATTCGTAACTTCCCAAGCCAACTTGTTGGTCTATTGCTAAAAGTGATTATTTTCCCATTAGGTAACCACTTTAAAGCGCCAACAGATCTTCAAGCAACCACTTTAGCAGATAGCTTTTTACAACCTTCACCAGCAAGAGATCGTCTAACTTTCTTATGTGCAGAGTTTGAAGGTGACAAAGGCGGTATTGCAGAAGTTGAAGAGGCTTTCTTAGCTAAATATGCTTGTAAGAGTTTATATGCACGTTTGAAGAAGGCTCAAAAAGCTGGGGAGCTAACGCCTAAGTTACCCATGCTAGATTTGTTTAAGCAAGCATTAGACAAAGAAGTGATTAACCAAGCTGAATTTGACCAATTGATTGATGCTAACGATAAACGTTTAGCTGCAATTAATGTCAATGATTTCGAAAGCCTATAA